The Bacillaceae bacterium IKA-2 DNA window GATTAGGATTAGAAGCAAAAAATAACAGTAAATCATATTCTTTGGCTGTTGTGATCACCTCTTTACCACGAACATAAATGCGATGATCTTCTTTATCGATTGAGATGTGCCCTATAGTTAGGATCTTCTTCTCGGTTTCTTTTCTTTCGACTAAGCGATTGTAACGTGAGAGATGGGCTTTAACACGAGCGACAAGCTCACTAGGGCTGAACGGCTTTACCATATAATCGTCAGCACCTAATCCAAGTCCGAGAATTTTATCGCCATCTTCTTTTTTTGCAGAGACGATCATAATTGGTGTATCTTTTACCTTTCGGATCTCGCGACAGATATCAAAACCAGATTGATTTGGAAGCATTAAATCTAAAATAATTAAACTAAAATCTTCTTGCAGAGCACGCTCTAAACCGGTATCTCCGTTTTCTTCTATTTCAACGTTAAACCCTTCAATCTCTAAATAATCGCGCTCGAGCTCAGCGATACTTAGATCATCTTCAACAATTAATATTTTCCTCATTTTTGATCCTCATTTTTGTCTGCCATTTGTAACGAAAAATTAATAACAGTTCCTGTTTCTTCAGCGCCACTTTCGGCCCAAATCATTCCGCCATGAGCTTCAATAATTT harbors:
- a CDS encoding response regulator transcription factor, with the protein product MRKILIVEDDLSIAELERDYLEIEGFNVEIEENGDTGLERALQEDFSLIILDLMLPNQSGFDICREIRKVKDTPIMIVSAKKEDGDKILGLGLGADDYMVKPFSPSELVARVKAHLSRYNRLVERKETEKKILTIGHISIDKEDHRIYVRGKEVITTAKEYDLLLFFASNPNRVLSKEQLFEKIWGFDAYGDTSTVTVHIRKLREKIELVSSNPQHIETIWGAGYRFKI